In Streptococcus dysgalactiae subsp. dysgalactiae, the following are encoded in one genomic region:
- a CDS encoding MurR/RpiR family transcriptional regulator: protein MTTSKKQLTQTETYTWDYLNEHFQEIINLNISEVGEIISVSTATITRTLQKKGYRGFVDFKHSMANNAQDELNILTEPLLNDETKISILKSYQEVTRTLNMLDLKTLNNVVDLLLDTEKVIIFARGFSELLGTEMQTKLLLLGIYTELYTDPNIIRTISKRLDTKTCVIFISLNGETHSLQNAASNCQERLIPSVLISSNQAGNLGKLTDYQLYGFKTELTYFPDFEVHSRLPLYIIMRLLLDTLAVNMKA from the coding sequence ATGACGACATCAAAAAAACAACTAACACAAACCGAGACTTACACTTGGGACTATTTAAATGAGCATTTTCAAGAAATTATCAACCTCAATATATCCGAAGTCGGAGAGATTATCAGTGTTTCTACCGCTACTATTACAAGAACGCTTCAAAAAAAGGGGTATCGTGGCTTTGTAGATTTTAAACACAGTATGGCCAATAATGCTCAGGATGAATTAAATATCCTAACAGAACCTCTATTGAATGACGAAACTAAGATTTCAATTTTAAAGAGTTACCAGGAAGTTACTCGAACATTGAATATGCTAGATTTAAAAACTCTCAATAACGTGGTGGATCTCTTACTAGATACAGAAAAAGTCATCATTTTTGCACGTGGTTTTTCAGAATTATTGGGAACAGAAATGCAAACTAAATTGTTGCTATTAGGCATCTATACTGAACTCTACACCGATCCCAATATCATTCGTACCATTAGCAAACGTTTAGATACAAAAACGTGTGTCATCTTTATTTCACTAAATGGTGAGACGCACTCTTTACAAAATGCTGCTAGCAACTGTCAAGAACGACTGATACCCAGTGTTTTAATTAGTTCCAATCAAGCTGGAAATCTCGGAAAACTAACGGATTATCAATTATATGGGTTTAAGACAGAATTAACCTATTTTCCTGATTTCGAGGTCCATTCAAGACTGCCACTTTATATTATTATGAGGCTACTTTTAGATACTCTAGCAGTAAATATGAAAGCGTAA
- a CDS encoding PTS fructose transporter subunit IIC produces the protein MVYKIIAATGCPTGIAHTYMAQEALEQAAKDKNVSIKVETHGQIGVENQLTQEEIANADAVIIAADKDVQAERFAGKRVINVSVGEGIKNAEKLVQDAIDGKGFIQKGDVKEDVVDEKQDHREHFGRQIYKHLMNGVSHMLPFVVAGGVLVAVSFLFGIFSFDTESEQYNWFAAMLKNDIGGVAMGMMTPVLAAFIAESIAKRPGFVAGLVAGLMAANGGSGFLGGILGGFAAGYIVLGLIKLLKGLPKSLDGLKAIFLYPVIGVFLTGCFMALINAPMAWVNESMMSWLAGFENANPLLLGIIIGCMSAFDMGGPINKAAYVTGTVLLGQGNTTFMAGVSAACIVPPLTTFFATLFFRKYYSEEDKNAGLANLILGSTHITEGAIPFAAKDPLRNLPILMIGSSIGAVLTYLWKVQVPAPHGGFLVLPVVTHAALWVLAIFIGAVISGLLMGFVQKIKSDKEV, from the coding sequence ATGGTTTATAAAATTATAGCAGCAACAGGCTGTCCAACAGGTATTGCTCACACGTACATGGCTCAAGAAGCTCTTGAACAGGCTGCCAAAGATAAGAATGTCTCAATCAAAGTTGAGACGCACGGACAAATTGGTGTGGAAAATCAACTGACACAAGAAGAAATTGCGAATGCGGATGCCGTTATTATAGCAGCAGATAAGGATGTTCAAGCAGAACGTTTTGCCGGTAAAAGAGTTATCAATGTATCTGTAGGAGAAGGTATCAAAAATGCTGAAAAACTAGTGCAAGATGCAATAGATGGCAAAGGTTTTATTCAAAAAGGTGATGTTAAAGAAGATGTTGTTGACGAAAAGCAAGATCATCGTGAACATTTCGGTCGTCAAATTTATAAACATTTGATGAATGGTGTTTCTCACATGTTACCTTTTGTGGTAGCTGGTGGAGTGCTAGTCGCTGTATCCTTCTTGTTTGGTATTTTTTCTTTTGATACTGAAAGTGAACAATATAATTGGTTTGCGGCTATGCTAAAAAATGATATCGGTGGTGTTGCAATGGGAATGATGACGCCTGTTTTGGCGGCTTTTATTGCTGAATCCATTGCTAAACGACCAGGTTTTGTTGCCGGTCTAGTAGCTGGTCTCATGGCAGCGAATGGAGGATCTGGTTTCTTAGGAGGTATTTTAGGCGGTTTTGCAGCGGGTTACATCGTTCTTGGTTTAATTAAACTTCTTAAGGGTCTCCCTAAATCACTAGATGGTTTGAAAGCAATCTTTTTATATCCCGTTATAGGAGTTTTTCTAACCGGATGTTTTATGGCTCTGATAAATGCACCAATGGCTTGGGTTAATGAATCCATGATGTCATGGTTAGCCGGTTTTGAAAATGCTAATCCTCTCCTTCTTGGAATTATTATTGGTTGCATGAGTGCTTTTGATATGGGTGGACCTATCAATAAGGCTGCCTACGTAACAGGTACTGTTCTTCTTGGTCAAGGCAACACAACATTTATGGCAGGTGTATCAGCTGCTTGTATCGTACCCCCATTGACAACATTCTTTGCAACTTTGTTCTTCCGTAAATATTACAGCGAAGAAGATAAAAACGCTGGTCTTGCTAACTTGATTCTTGGGTCAACGCATATCACCGAAGGTGCTATTCCATTTGCTGCTAAAGATCCATTACGTAATCTCCCTATCTTAATGATTGGATCTTCAATTGGTGCTGTATTGACATACCTTTGGAAAGTTCAAGTCCCTGCACCACATGGTGGCTTCTTGGTATT
- the pfkB gene encoding 1-phosphofructokinase — translation MSVYTCTMNLAIDMFIQTEDMEDKKVNRTIYDELQANGKGVNVSIILKKLGIDSTPLGFKAGFTGDFIEDELKKQAILSNFVKVDGTTRINVFTQVMSKNQEFKLVNQGPIILEKSQGELLKQFESLNPDDFLIVSGSLPRGISSEIFLKIGKICQKKGINLIYDISDPKLIECLSFKPYLIKPNDEEISEWFHLEDPSLNDLIEKGKLLQEKGAKNVLISLGGSGCLLISDSVYFANAPSGIVVNTACAGDTLLGTFLANKLKGHSEVECLAQAVAAGSSTAFRPGLTDFTDVELLKKQIKIKEITDGL, via the coding sequence ATGTCGGTCTATACTTGCACAATGAATCTAGCGATAGATATGTTTATTCAGACAGAAGATATGGAGGATAAAAAAGTTAATAGGACCATCTATGATGAGTTACAAGCAAATGGTAAAGGGGTTAACGTATCAATTATTTTAAAAAAACTCGGTATTGATAGTACGCCTTTAGGATTTAAAGCTGGTTTTACAGGTGATTTTATCGAAGATGAGTTAAAAAAACAAGCTATTTTGTCAAATTTTGTCAAAGTAGATGGAACGACTAGGATAAATGTATTCACTCAGGTCATGTCAAAAAATCAGGAATTCAAATTGGTTAACCAGGGTCCAATCATATTAGAAAAATCTCAAGGGGAACTATTAAAGCAATTTGAATCCTTAAATCCAGATGACTTCTTGATTGTATCGGGAAGCTTGCCAAGAGGAATCTCTTCAGAGATCTTTTTAAAGATTGGTAAAATTTGTCAGAAAAAAGGGATAAATCTCATTTATGATATTAGCGATCCAAAACTAATTGAGTGTTTATCTTTTAAACCATATTTAATTAAGCCAAACGACGAAGAAATATCGGAATGGTTTCACCTAGAAGATCCGTCATTGAATGATTTAATCGAAAAAGGAAAACTCCTTCAAGAAAAAGGGGCGAAAAATGTTCTCATTTCATTGGGAGGAAGTGGATGTCTTCTGATAAGCGATTCTGTCTATTTTGCAAATGCACCAAGCGGAATAGTTGTTAATACAGCTTGTGCGGGAGATACACTTTTGGGAACATTTCTTGCCAATAAATTGAAGGGACACTCCGAAGTGGAATGTCTTGCTCAAGCAGTAGCAGCAGGCTCATCGACCGCCTTTCGACCAGGACTTACAGATTTTACTGATGTTGAATTATTAAAAAAACAAATCAAAATTAAGGAGATTACAGATGGTTTATAA